Proteins encoded by one window of Thermobaculum terrenum ATCC BAA-798:
- a CDS encoding metal ABC transporter permease, with protein sequence MQDIIFALSQDYMQRALIASIIVGISCPIVGLYLVLRRLSLIGDGLGHAAFAGVAAAWLAGINPLLGAAIFAIAGALGVEKLRSWRREHGDLALAIVFYSGIALGVVLTSLARRMNLSLFTYLFGSILTITNTDLLIIGITGACVIVLVIMLYKELFTLTYDEDIAKVSGLPVNLLNHLIVLLGAITVVSALRVVGVLLVAGMLVIPVASALQIARSFKQASIYSICFGLASTILGLAFSYILDLAPGGAIVLTAVILFTISSILPSRNIKASRIFLGTK encoded by the coding sequence GGCATAAGCTGTCCCATAGTCGGTCTTTACTTAGTGTTGCGCAGGTTATCACTAATAGGAGATGGGTTAGGACATGCTGCGTTCGCGGGTGTTGCCGCCGCCTGGTTAGCAGGCATAAACCCGCTATTGGGCGCAGCCATATTTGCCATTGCAGGTGCTCTTGGGGTTGAGAAACTAAGGTCTTGGCGAAGAGAGCATGGCGACTTGGCGCTAGCTATAGTGTTCTATTCAGGAATAGCCTTGGGTGTAGTACTGACCAGCTTAGCTAGACGTATGAACTTAAGCCTGTTCACTTACCTCTTCGGCAGCATTCTAACCATAACAAATACAGATCTTTTGATCATTGGTATTACAGGTGCTTGTGTAATAGTTCTAGTTATTATGCTTTACAAAGAGCTTTTCACACTTACATACGACGAAGATATAGCAAAAGTATCGGGACTGCCAGTAAACCTACTGAATCACCTTATCGTCCTTCTAGGAGCCATAACAGTTGTCTCAGCTCTACGGGTGGTGGGTGTGCTGTTGGTAGCCGGTATGCTAGTCATACCTGTTGCTTCCGCGTTACAAATAGCTAGAAGCTTTAAGCAAGCTTCTATATACTCTATTTGTTTTGGTCTGGCATCCACAATTCTTGGTCTAGCTTTTTCTTATATTCTGGACCTTGCACCCGGTGGAGCCATCGTGCTTACAGCAGTAATACTATTTACAATCTCTTCGATTCTACCATCGCGCAACATAAAAGCATCCCGCATTTTTCTAGGCACAAAATAA